The following coding sequences lie in one Phragmites australis chromosome 8, lpPhrAust1.1, whole genome shotgun sequence genomic window:
- the LOC133926567 gene encoding probable serine/threonine-protein kinase SIS8 isoform X7: protein MKNFLRKLHIGDSAGDGASLPSAPPPPPSKKGGEHKHASGISGWLSSVTGRPHSPPPPLPAPAAAAAAEVEESALAASVVERRAAEEEEEKAMRESRKEAEEERKQEMGVEKKEKQEAELEEYHMQLALEMSVREDPEAMQIEVAKQISLGSCPLQSSPAEVVAFRYWSFNALSYDDKILDGFYDICATGDKPALLTIPSLMELQALPFSHGAKTEAVLVNRAQDSKLVALEQKAFIMAVELHLKYSEFVGHALVQTLANLVSNCMGGLVFDPERMLLKYQSMSSSLRVGIRSAVMPLGRITVGLARHRALLFKVLADSLAVPCRLVKGRQYTGSDDGALNIVKLNDGREYIVDLMSDPGTLIPTDVADLGREFEESFLANSHPDTKDDSNTQLGSSFSEASSSVHGSFEHELLDKGSIPSIAGHSDPYKATTGHTGNQLSVVSSSFEELSVSTYASGNMPIVYGSINTEHTMTAKGKEKSLTSNNSSLSSPPSSETGSAPAVRRMKVKDVSEYMISAAKENPQLAEKIHAVLLESGVVPPPDLFSEESKEQPKDLIVYDTSLFQTKDEMIRRMNELESTSHVGRGRGHGPSLPHHPGYELQTKVVPYRMPLDLKPVQGLGIYHSLDFRDNATPSIPLYEPSAPPQEDPLQLIKQMPVTAAAVATAAVVASSMVVAAAKSNSDIKLDVPVAAAATAAAVVATTASVNKQYEYLDPGCQLLNLPSSSNKSIQKGRHDFWDTHQLETNHGQDNALEQEKGSVEAPQEAERVSDRSTGTESARSEIALDGIAEFEILWEEITLGDRVGLGSFGEVYRGEWHGTEVAVKKFLQQDISSDALEELRTETVIWMQNSHIFHLAEVHIMKRLCHPNVVLFMGAVTRLPNLSIVTEFLPR from the exons ATGAAGAACTTCCTCAGGAAGCTCCACATCGGCGACTCCGCCGGCGACGGCGCCTCGTTGCCGTCCGCACCTCCCCCGCCGCCCTCCAAAAAGGGCGGCGAGCATAAGCACGCATCCGGAATATCGGGCTGGCTGAGCTCCGTGACGGGGCGACCCCactcgccaccgccgcccttACCGGCGCCTGCTGCTGCAGCGGCGGCAGAGGTGGAAGAGTCAGCGTTGGCGGCGTCGGTCGTGGAGAGgagggcggcggaggaggaggaggagaaggcaatgaGGGAGTCCCggaaggaggcggaggaggagaggaagcagGAGATGGGggtggagaagaaggagaagcagGAAGCCGAACTGGAGGAGTACCACATGCAGCTGGCGCTGGAGATGAGCGTGCGGGAAGACCCCGAGGCGATGCAGATCGAGGTGGCCAAGCAGATCAGCCTCGGCTCCTGCCCACTCCAGAGCTCCCCCGCGGAGGTCGTCGCCTTCCGATACTGG AGTTTCAATGCCCTTAGCTATGACGACAAAATCTTGGATGGTTTCTATGACATTTGTGCTACTGGAGACAAGCCCGCGTTATTGACCATACCCTCCCTGATGGAACTGCAAGCACTGCCTTTTTCACATGGAGCCAAAACCGAAGCTGTATTGGTCAACAGAGCACAAGACTCTAAACTCGTTGCACTTGAGCAGAAGGCATTCATCATGGCTGTGGAACTTCACTTGAAATATTCAGAGTTTGTTGGCCACGCTTTGGTTCAGACACTAGCTAATTTAGTTTCGAACTGCATGGGTGGACTGGTTTTTGATCCAGAAAGAATGTTGTTGAAATATCAAAGTATGAGCAGCTCATTGAGAGTTGGTATAAGAAGTGCGGTTATGCCTCTTGGCCGGATAACAGTTGGTTTGGCTCGTCATCGTGCACTGCTTTTTAAG GTTTTGGCAGACAGCCTTGCTGTTCCTTGTCGATTGGTTAAAGGAAGGCAGTACACTGGATCAGATGATGGAGCTTTGAACATTGTGAAACTTAATGATGGAAG GGAATACATTGTTGATCTCATGTCGGATCCTGGTACTCTCATTCCTACAGATGTTGCTGACCTGGGTAGAGAATTTGAAGAAAGTTTCTTAGCAAATAGTCACCCTGATACCAAAGATGACAGTAACACTCAGTTGGGGTCTTCGTTTAGTGAAGCTTCAAGTTCTGTGCATGGTTCTTTTGAGCACGAGTTACTTGATAAAGGGTCTATACCTAGCATTGCCGGGCATTCTGATCCTTATAAAGCAACAACTGGGCACACTGGCAACCAATTATCTGTGGTATCGAGTTCATTTGAGGAGCTATCAGTCAGCACATATGCAAGTGGAAATATGCCTATTGTGTATGGATCTATAAATACAGAGCATACCATGACTGCAAAAGGCAAAGAAAAGTCGCTCACATCAAATAATTCGTCATTAAGTTCACCTCCATCTTCTGAGACAGGCAGTGCTCCTGCTGTACGAAGGATGAAAGTGAAAGATGTCTCTGAGTATATGATTAGTGCTGCGAAAGAGAATCCCCAGTTAGCTGAAAAGATCCATGCTGTATTACTTGAAAGTGGAGTTGTGCCACCACCTGACTTATTTTCAGAAGAATCTAAGGAACAACCAAAAGACCTTATTGTGTATGACACATCTCTGTTTCAAACGAAAGATGAAATGATAAGGAGGATGAATGAGCTTGAATCCACATCACATgttggtcgtggtcgtggtcatggtcctTCATTACCACATCATCCTGGATATGAACTCCAAACAAAGGTTGTTCCTTATCGGATGCCTCTGGACCTTAAGCCTGTTCAGGGATTGGGTATTTACCATTCCTTGGATTTCCGGGATAACGCCACTCCCTCCATACCTCTGTATGAACCATCTGCTCCTCCCCAGGAAGATCCATTACAACTTATAAAGCAAATGCCTGTTACAGCTGCTGCTGTTGCAACAGCTGCAGTGGTTGCGTCTTCGATGGTTGTTGCTGCAGCTAAATCTAACAGTGATATTAAACTAGATGTTCCAGTGGCAGCTGCTGCCACTGCTGCTGCAGTTGTTGCAACTACTGCCTCTGTTAACAAGCAATATGAATACTTGGATCCTGGTTGTCAATTGCTTAACTTGCCAAGTTCGTCAAATAAATCAATCCAGAAAGGTAGACATGACTTCTGGGATACTCATCAGCTGGAAACAAATCATGGACAGGATAATGCCCTTGAGCAAGAAAAGGGTTCGGTTGAAGCGCCTCAGGAAGCCGAGCGAGTCTCTGACAGGTCAACTGGGACGGAGAGTGCAAGATCTGAAATTGCTCTAGATGGCATCGCAGAGTTTGAAATCCTGTGGGAAGAAATTACCCTTGGAGATCGTGTTGGGCTAG GATCTTTTGGAGAAGTGTACAGAGGGGAATGGCATGGGACA GAAGTCGCGGTAAAGAAATTCTTGCAACAAGATATTTCAAGTGATGCTCTGGAAGAACTTAGAACTGAG ACAGTCATATGGATGCAGAACTCACATATCTTCCATTTGGCTGAG GTGCATATAATGAAAAGATTGTGTCATCCTAATGTTGTTCTTTTCATGGGTGCTGTCACTCGTTTACCTAATCTTTCTATCGTGACTGAATTTCTTCCAAG ATGA
- the LOC133926567 gene encoding probable serine/threonine-protein kinase SIS8 isoform X8, with protein MKNFLRKLHIGDSAGDGASLPSAPPPPPSKKGGEHKHASGISGWLSSVTGRPHSPPPPLPAPAAAAAAEVEESALAASVVERRAAEEEEEKAMRESRKEAEEERKQEMGVEKKEKQEAELEEYHMQLALEMSVREDPEAMQIEVAKQISLGSCPLQSSPAEVVAFRYWSFNALSYDDKILDGFYDICATGDKPALLTIPSLMELQALPFSHGAKTEAVLVNRAQDSKLVALEQKAFIMAVELHLKYSEFVGHALVQTLANLVSNCMGGLVFDPERMLLKYQSMSSSLRVGIRSAVMPLGRITVGLARHRALLFKVLADSLAVPCRLVKGRQYTGSDDGALNIVKLNDGREYIVDLMSDPGTLIPTDVADLGREFEESFLANSHPDTKDDSNTQLGSSFSEASSSVHGSFEHELLDKGSIPSIAGHSDPYKATTGHTGNQLSVVSSSFEELSVSTYASGNMPIVYGSINTEHTMTAKGKEKSLTSNNSSLSSPPSSETGSAPAVRRMKVKDVSEYMISAAKENPQLAEKIHAVLLESGVVPPPDLFSEESKEQPKDLIVYDTSLFQTKDEMIRRMNELESTSHVGRGRGHGPSLPHHPGYELQTKVVPYRMPLDLKPVQGLGIYHSLDFRDNATPSIPLYEPSAPPQEDPLQLIKQMPVTAAAVATAAVVASSMVVAAAKSNSDIKLDVPVAAAATAAAVVATTASVNKQYEYLDPGCQLLNLPSSSNKSIQKGRHDFWDTHQLETNHGQDNALEQEKGSVEAPQEAERVSDRSTGTESARSEIALDGIAEFEILWEEITLGDRVGLGSFGEVYRGEWHGTEVAVKKFLQQDISSDALEELRTEVHIMKRLCHPNVVLFMGAVTRLPNLSIVTEFLPR; from the exons ATGAAGAACTTCCTCAGGAAGCTCCACATCGGCGACTCCGCCGGCGACGGCGCCTCGTTGCCGTCCGCACCTCCCCCGCCGCCCTCCAAAAAGGGCGGCGAGCATAAGCACGCATCCGGAATATCGGGCTGGCTGAGCTCCGTGACGGGGCGACCCCactcgccaccgccgcccttACCGGCGCCTGCTGCTGCAGCGGCGGCAGAGGTGGAAGAGTCAGCGTTGGCGGCGTCGGTCGTGGAGAGgagggcggcggaggaggaggaggagaaggcaatgaGGGAGTCCCggaaggaggcggaggaggagaggaagcagGAGATGGGggtggagaagaaggagaagcagGAAGCCGAACTGGAGGAGTACCACATGCAGCTGGCGCTGGAGATGAGCGTGCGGGAAGACCCCGAGGCGATGCAGATCGAGGTGGCCAAGCAGATCAGCCTCGGCTCCTGCCCACTCCAGAGCTCCCCCGCGGAGGTCGTCGCCTTCCGATACTGG AGTTTCAATGCCCTTAGCTATGACGACAAAATCTTGGATGGTTTCTATGACATTTGTGCTACTGGAGACAAGCCCGCGTTATTGACCATACCCTCCCTGATGGAACTGCAAGCACTGCCTTTTTCACATGGAGCCAAAACCGAAGCTGTATTGGTCAACAGAGCACAAGACTCTAAACTCGTTGCACTTGAGCAGAAGGCATTCATCATGGCTGTGGAACTTCACTTGAAATATTCAGAGTTTGTTGGCCACGCTTTGGTTCAGACACTAGCTAATTTAGTTTCGAACTGCATGGGTGGACTGGTTTTTGATCCAGAAAGAATGTTGTTGAAATATCAAAGTATGAGCAGCTCATTGAGAGTTGGTATAAGAAGTGCGGTTATGCCTCTTGGCCGGATAACAGTTGGTTTGGCTCGTCATCGTGCACTGCTTTTTAAG GTTTTGGCAGACAGCCTTGCTGTTCCTTGTCGATTGGTTAAAGGAAGGCAGTACACTGGATCAGATGATGGAGCTTTGAACATTGTGAAACTTAATGATGGAAG GGAATACATTGTTGATCTCATGTCGGATCCTGGTACTCTCATTCCTACAGATGTTGCTGACCTGGGTAGAGAATTTGAAGAAAGTTTCTTAGCAAATAGTCACCCTGATACCAAAGATGACAGTAACACTCAGTTGGGGTCTTCGTTTAGTGAAGCTTCAAGTTCTGTGCATGGTTCTTTTGAGCACGAGTTACTTGATAAAGGGTCTATACCTAGCATTGCCGGGCATTCTGATCCTTATAAAGCAACAACTGGGCACACTGGCAACCAATTATCTGTGGTATCGAGTTCATTTGAGGAGCTATCAGTCAGCACATATGCAAGTGGAAATATGCCTATTGTGTATGGATCTATAAATACAGAGCATACCATGACTGCAAAAGGCAAAGAAAAGTCGCTCACATCAAATAATTCGTCATTAAGTTCACCTCCATCTTCTGAGACAGGCAGTGCTCCTGCTGTACGAAGGATGAAAGTGAAAGATGTCTCTGAGTATATGATTAGTGCTGCGAAAGAGAATCCCCAGTTAGCTGAAAAGATCCATGCTGTATTACTTGAAAGTGGAGTTGTGCCACCACCTGACTTATTTTCAGAAGAATCTAAGGAACAACCAAAAGACCTTATTGTGTATGACACATCTCTGTTTCAAACGAAAGATGAAATGATAAGGAGGATGAATGAGCTTGAATCCACATCACATgttggtcgtggtcgtggtcatggtcctTCATTACCACATCATCCTGGATATGAACTCCAAACAAAGGTTGTTCCTTATCGGATGCCTCTGGACCTTAAGCCTGTTCAGGGATTGGGTATTTACCATTCCTTGGATTTCCGGGATAACGCCACTCCCTCCATACCTCTGTATGAACCATCTGCTCCTCCCCAGGAAGATCCATTACAACTTATAAAGCAAATGCCTGTTACAGCTGCTGCTGTTGCAACAGCTGCAGTGGTTGCGTCTTCGATGGTTGTTGCTGCAGCTAAATCTAACAGTGATATTAAACTAGATGTTCCAGTGGCAGCTGCTGCCACTGCTGCTGCAGTTGTTGCAACTACTGCCTCTGTTAACAAGCAATATGAATACTTGGATCCTGGTTGTCAATTGCTTAACTTGCCAAGTTCGTCAAATAAATCAATCCAGAAAGGTAGACATGACTTCTGGGATACTCATCAGCTGGAAACAAATCATGGACAGGATAATGCCCTTGAGCAAGAAAAGGGTTCGGTTGAAGCGCCTCAGGAAGCCGAGCGAGTCTCTGACAGGTCAACTGGGACGGAGAGTGCAAGATCTGAAATTGCTCTAGATGGCATCGCAGAGTTTGAAATCCTGTGGGAAGAAATTACCCTTGGAGATCGTGTTGGGCTAG GATCTTTTGGAGAAGTGTACAGAGGGGAATGGCATGGGACA GAAGTCGCGGTAAAGAAATTCTTGCAACAAGATATTTCAAGTGATGCTCTGGAAGAACTTAGAACTGAG GTGCATATAATGAAAAGATTGTGTCATCCTAATGTTGTTCTTTTCATGGGTGCTGTCACTCGTTTACCTAATCTTTCTATCGTGACTGAATTTCTTCCAAG ATGA